The Leucobacter chromiiresistens genome has a window encoding:
- a CDS encoding TetR/AcrR family transcriptional regulator translates to MARPRNQEARKRELIAVTSRLLIERGQGGARLVDIAEAASLTPAAVSYYYPDLADLYADTYETAIAEYSTRRREHVAHVASPVERLTECIALGVPRTGTSSHAATVLLMELSALALRQERILASGVEFEAEQLDLFSEILESGARAGAMRLQYDVLETARAILAVEDGIAIPVTAGRLPADDALRVSLSVASSLTGANLLAGRP, encoded by the coding sequence ATGGCCCGCCCCCGCAACCAGGAAGCCCGCAAGCGCGAACTCATCGCGGTCACGTCGCGGCTGCTCATCGAACGCGGGCAGGGCGGCGCGCGTCTCGTCGACATCGCTGAGGCCGCCTCGCTCACGCCGGCGGCGGTCAGCTACTACTACCCCGATCTCGCCGACCTCTACGCCGACACGTACGAGACGGCGATCGCCGAATACTCGACGCGGCGTCGGGAGCATGTCGCGCACGTCGCTTCGCCCGTCGAGCGCCTCACCGAGTGCATCGCGCTCGGCGTACCCCGCACCGGCACGAGCTCGCACGCCGCCACCGTGCTGCTCATGGAGCTCTCGGCGCTCGCGCTCCGGCAGGAGCGCATCCTCGCCTCGGGCGTGGAGTTCGAGGCCGAGCAGCTCGACCTGTTCAGCGAGATCCTCGAATCGGGTGCCCGCGCGGGCGCGATGCGGCTGCAGTACGACGTTCTCGAGACCGCCCGGGCGATCCTCGCCGTCGAGGACGGGATCGCGATTCCGGTCACCGCGGGCCGCCTCCCGGCGGATGATGCGCTGCGCGTCTCCCTGTCGGTCGCGTCGTCGCTGACGGGCGCGAATCTGCTCGCGGGCCGCCCGTAG